Proteins from a single region of Bacteroidota bacterium:
- a CDS encoding SUMF1/EgtB/PvdO family nonheme iron enzyme, with amino-acid sequence MYTKRTGIAGFLKINDMLLWAVLVTGGLILLGADTPADHGDRTVYEDTLSAFTETLPDHLVSFDMVPVSGQAVTLQLGETTETVDVAAFWISSTEVTWDLYDIFAYQLDLEESERLKNADAVTRPSRPYQSPDYGYGHQGYAAICVTYHAAEKFTEWLSEKTGKTYRLATDAEWQLAAQGGASEAMSMNEDELDGYAWVRENAEDQTQAVASKAPNGAGIYDMLGNVREWVTGHDGKPVTRGGSFKDAAEKVSVFARAKQHWKWNETDPQIPKSKWWLSDGYHVGFRIVRQP; translated from the coding sequence ATGTACACGAAGCGCACCGGCATAGCTGGTTTTTTGAAAATAAATGACATGTTACTGTGGGCCGTGCTTGTTACCGGGGGACTGATCCTCCTGGGAGCAGATACGCCGGCTGATCACGGAGATCGCACAGTTTATGAAGATACACTTTCTGCTTTTACAGAAACGCTACCTGACCACCTCGTTTCTTTTGACATGGTACCGGTTAGCGGGCAGGCTGTGACACTGCAACTGGGAGAGACAACCGAAACGGTTGATGTGGCGGCGTTCTGGATTAGCAGCACCGAAGTCACCTGGGACCTGTACGATATCTTTGCTTACCAGCTCGATTTGGAAGAAAGCGAACGATTGAAAAACGCAGATGCTGTTACCCGTCCGAGTCGGCCCTACCAGTCTCCTGATTATGGCTACGGTCACCAGGGTTATGCTGCAATTTGTGTAACCTACCATGCTGCTGAGAAATTTACCGAATGGTTGTCCGAAAAAACAGGAAAAACCTATCGGCTTGCTACAGATGCGGAATGGCAGCTGGCCGCTCAGGGTGGAGCGTCGGAAGCTATGTCAATGAATGAGGACGAATTGGATGGCTATGCCTGGGTTCGGGAGAACGCAGAAGACCAAACGCAAGCAGTTGCATCGAAAGCTCCAAATGGCGCCGGCATTTATGATATGCTCGGCAATGTTCGGGAGTGGGTGACCGGCCACGACGGCAAACCCGTGACCCGCGGTGGTTCATTTAAAGATGCAGCGGAAAAGGTTAGCGTATTTGCCCGTGCAAAACAGCATTGGAAATGGAACGAAACAGACCCGCAAATACCGAAAAGCAAATGGTGGTTATCCGACGGCTACCACGTTGGATTCCGAATTGTGCGGCAACCCTAA
- a CDS encoding TIM barrel protein has protein sequence MDRRNFMKNGMAAGVALAGTTAGISTATAAAPSNSDAAFKLKFAPHFGMFKNSAGANVIDQLKFMHERGFRALEDNGMKGRPVETQEAIASTMADLGMEMGVFVATSINWREPGLVNKETHDKFIEEIKASVEVAKRVNAKWMTVVPGHVDMRMDMGYQTANVVEALKRASELFEPHGMVMVLEPLNFYNHPGLFLTKISQAYTVCKAVDSPACKILDDLYHQQIQEGNLIPNIDAAYDEIAYFQIGDNPGRKEPTTGEINYKNVFKHIHEKGFDGILGMEHGNFHAGQEGEEKLISAYRAVDLD, from the coding sequence ATGGATAGACGCAACTTTATGAAAAACGGCATGGCTGCTGGTGTAGCCCTTGCCGGCACGACCGCAGGAATCAGTACAGCCACAGCCGCCGCGCCCTCAAATTCGGATGCTGCATTCAAGTTGAAGTTTGCCCCGCACTTTGGCATGTTCAAAAATAGCGCGGGCGCCAATGTAATTGACCAGCTCAAGTTTATGCATGAGCGAGGGTTTCGCGCTTTGGAAGACAACGGAATGAAAGGCCGGCCTGTCGAGACGCAAGAAGCGATTGCATCGACAATGGCAGACCTCGGGATGGAAATGGGGGTTTTTGTTGCTACATCGATCAATTGGCGCGAACCAGGCCTGGTCAATAAAGAGACCCACGATAAGTTTATCGAGGAAATCAAAGCGTCTGTTGAAGTGGCCAAGCGTGTGAACGCAAAATGGATGACCGTTGTACCTGGTCATGTTGATATGCGGATGGACATGGGCTACCAGACAGCCAATGTTGTCGAAGCACTCAAGCGCGCAAGCGAGTTGTTTGAGCCGCATGGGATGGTGATGGTCCTTGAGCCGCTCAACTTTTACAATCATCCGGGCCTATTTCTGACCAAAATTTCCCAGGCATATACCGTCTGTAAAGCGGTTGATAGTCCGGCGTGTAAAATTCTCGATGATCTGTACCACCAGCAAATCCAGGAAGGCAATCTGATTCCGAATATCGACGCAGCTTACGACGAAATTGCCTACTTCCAGATTGGCGACAATCCGGGCCGTAAAGAGCCCACTACGGGAGAGATCAACTATAAGAATGTCTTCAAGCACATCCACGAGAAAGGGTTTGATGGCATACTTGGTATGGAGCACGGTAATTTCCATGCAGGGCAGGAAGGCGAAGAGAAGCTGATCAGCGCGTACCGGGCGGTTGATTTGGATTGA
- a CDS encoding LacI family DNA-binding transcriptional regulator — protein sequence MQRPVTIRDVARRAEVSIATVSRVLNAPGKVREHKRKRVEEAIQALGFRPNQMARGLLNKETGGLGIILPYVGGEFFSEFLTCIDKAAQESGFFLMISTSHRNTEAMELVLHNMRSRVDGIMIMASDGKPKMLQSLVGGPGPVIFVNSNAAGLGLETINFDNFMGAFLATEHLIELGHKRIAMLKGPEASFDATERLRGYREALRKHNLKHNPCWELPGDFTPEAGNIAAHKLVTLEPRPTAVFGANDQSTIVLMSVLRSLGLQIPQQMSIVGFDDIPAARYATPPLTSVRVPVGDIGKLAISRLIQAVRKKAGEPETHVLPVELIIRASTTQCN from the coding sequence ATGCAGCGCCCAGTGACCATCCGTGATGTTGCACGCCGGGCGGAGGTATCTATTGCCACCGTATCCCGCGTGCTGAATGCACCAGGTAAAGTTCGCGAGCATAAACGCAAGCGGGTTGAAGAAGCGATCCAGGCCCTTGGCTTCCGTCCCAATCAGATGGCCCGTGGCCTGCTGAATAAAGAAACAGGAGGCCTGGGCATCATTTTGCCTTACGTCGGCGGCGAGTTCTTTTCAGAATTTCTGACGTGTATCGACAAAGCGGCGCAAGAAAGCGGCTTTTTCTTGATGATTTCCACCAGCCATCGCAACACCGAAGCGATGGAGCTCGTGCTGCACAACATGCGCTCACGCGTAGACGGCATCATGATCATGGCCTCAGATGGCAAGCCTAAAATGCTACAGAGCCTGGTAGGCGGACCGGGGCCCGTCATTTTTGTAAACTCCAATGCTGCCGGCCTCGGGCTCGAAACAATCAACTTTGATAACTTTATGGGTGCTTTTCTGGCAACGGAGCACCTGATCGAACTCGGGCACAAGCGGATCGCCATGCTTAAAGGACCGGAAGCGTCTTTTGATGCAACAGAACGTCTCAGAGGATACCGCGAAGCACTGCGCAAGCACAACCTAAAGCATAATCCCTGTTGGGAGCTGCCTGGCGACTTCACCCCGGAAGCCGGCAATATTGCCGCCCACAAATTGGTGACTCTTGAACCGAGACCCACTGCTGTCTTTGGCGCCAACGACCAGAGTACCATTGTTTTAATGAGTGTCCTCAGATCGCTCGGCCTTCAAATACCGCAGCAAATGTCTATTGTGGGCTTTGATGACATTCCTGCAGCACGTTATGCTACCCCACCGCTTACATCTGTCCGCGTTCCTGTAGGCGACATTGGCAAACTGGCCATTAGCCGGCTCATCCAGGCTGTACGCAAAAAAGCAGGTGAACCAGAAACGCATGTACTCCCGGTTGAATTGATCATCCGGGCATCTACCACCCAGTGCAATTAG
- a CDS encoding glycoside hydrolase family 2 TIM barrel-domain containing protein yields MKRKSTYLIAAFAYLAVCLSGCQSADNSASKATADNIPVHVEIQESDEGYQLYINKEPFYIKGAGLEFGSIEELAANGANSFRTWRTDNGRDSGQEVLDRAHENGLMVTMGLEIAREREGTGRGYFDFDYNDEVAVAEQLERVRAEVMQYKDHPALMIWSIGNELNHGATNPKVWDAVNEISEMIHEIDPHHLTTTTLAGINPNLAAEVKARAPDLDLVSIQMYADIINLPTYLAEMGWEGPYMVTEWGATGHWEVNKTPWDAPIETHSSTKADLYMERYNVAIESQKELCVGSYVFLWGQKQERTPTWYGMFLPTGEKTEAVDVMHYAWKGEWPENRSPRLESATLDGKTAYDGVYLDAGEAYEAAVQSTDPDNDALTYVWEIRAESQAQSEGGDDEYVPELYNGLIDDPSAATVSVTAPTAPGAYRLFIYIYDGQGHAAHANIPFYVNA; encoded by the coding sequence ATGAAACGTAAGTCTACTTACCTGATTGCAGCTTTTGCGTACCTGGCTGTGTGCCTCTCGGGATGCCAGTCTGCTGACAACAGTGCGTCCAAAGCAACGGCTGACAACATTCCGGTGCATGTTGAAATACAGGAGTCTGATGAAGGTTATCAGCTCTATATCAACAAAGAGCCTTTTTACATCAAAGGCGCCGGCCTCGAGTTTGGCAGTATCGAAGAACTTGCGGCAAATGGTGCCAACTCCTTCCGCACATGGCGCACAGACAACGGCCGTGATTCAGGCCAGGAAGTGCTCGATCGTGCACATGAAAACGGCTTGATGGTCACCATGGGACTGGAGATTGCCCGAGAACGCGAAGGCACCGGCCGTGGGTATTTTGATTTTGATTATAACGACGAAGTTGCCGTCGCAGAACAACTTGAACGGGTGCGTGCTGAGGTTATGCAGTACAAGGACCACCCTGCCCTGATGATCTGGAGCATTGGCAATGAGTTGAATCATGGTGCCACCAACCCCAAAGTGTGGGATGCAGTGAATGAGATTTCGGAGATGATCCATGAAATCGACCCGCACCACCTTACAACAACCACGCTGGCCGGCATCAATCCAAACCTCGCTGCTGAAGTCAAAGCCCGGGCGCCCGACCTTGATCTGGTTAGTATCCAGATGTACGCCGACATCATCAACCTGCCAACTTACTTGGCAGAAATGGGCTGGGAAGGCCCGTACATGGTCACCGAATGGGGGGCAACCGGCCACTGGGAAGTCAACAAAACACCCTGGGATGCTCCAATCGAAACACACAGTTCTACAAAAGCTGATTTGTACATGGAACGGTACAATGTCGCCATCGAAAGCCAAAAAGAATTGTGTGTCGGTTCCTATGTCTTCCTGTGGGGTCAAAAACAGGAGCGCACCCCAACCTGGTATGGCATGTTTTTACCGACCGGAGAAAAGACAGAAGCTGTTGACGTCATGCACTACGCATGGAAAGGTGAATGGCCTGAAAACCGCTCTCCTCGCCTCGAATCAGCGACACTGGATGGCAAGACCGCGTATGATGGGGTGTATCTGGATGCCGGCGAGGCTTATGAGGCCGCTGTACAATCCACCGATCCAGATAATGATGCGTTGACCTATGTGTGGGAAATCAGGGCAGAAAGCCAGGCGCAAAGCGAAGGCGGTGACGACGAATACGTACCAGAACTTTACAACGGCCTGATTGACGATCCGTCTGCTGCCACGGTGTCCGTTACCGCACCAACTGCACCGGGTGCATACAGGTTATTTATCTATATCTACGACGGACAGGGGCATGCGGCACACGCCAACATTCCCTTTTATGTAAATGCCTAA
- a CDS encoding GMC family oxidoreductase — protein sequence MIKNVNIAQEAEEYDAIVVGSGVSGGWAAKELCEKGLKTLVLERGRPIEHGTDYITEHKAPWQFSFRGGAMGRAVREKNPVLARDPGNFNETSAHFYAKDEDQPYLEDAPFTWLRGDQVGGRSLIWGRQCYRWSDIDFAANKVDGHGVDWPIRYNDIAPWYDYVEDYVGICGEALGLPQLPDGKFLKPMELNVVEKHTRAAIEQNFPGRTMTIGRAAILTEARNGRAACHYCGPCHRGCSTSSYFSSNTVTLPAAFATGNLTLRPHSIAHSVIYDENQDKALGVRVIDAETKEVIEFRGKIIFMCASTIGSTQVMLNSKSNRFPDGIANSSGALGKYLMDHHFLVGATGDMLGFEDKYYYGNRPNGAYVPRFRNISPETKHPDFVRGYGFQGSARRSSWQRGNGMRGFGKSFKESLRNPGPWSWWLGAWGEALPREDNYMVLDSNEVDQWGMPLVRINCTWGDNEFAMRKDMGETAAEMLEAAGATNVQIFDAYEDTKDEQGIGAAPGLCIHEMGTARMGRDPQTSVLNAHNQAHDVSNLFVTDGSAMASSACQNPSITYMALTARAVDYAVEEMKKNNL from the coding sequence ATGATTAAAAACGTCAACATTGCACAGGAAGCTGAAGAGTACGATGCCATTGTAGTAGGCTCCGGGGTATCTGGAGGGTGGGCAGCGAAAGAGCTTTGTGAGAAAGGGCTCAAAACGCTGGTGCTCGAAAGGGGCCGGCCGATTGAACATGGCACCGACTACATCACGGAGCACAAGGCACCCTGGCAGTTTTCGTTCAGAGGTGGTGCAATGGGACGGGCGGTGAGAGAGAAAAACCCTGTCCTGGCACGCGACCCAGGCAACTTTAACGAAACGTCTGCGCACTTTTATGCCAAAGACGAAGACCAGCCATATCTCGAAGATGCGCCGTTTACATGGCTTCGTGGGGATCAGGTAGGTGGCCGTTCGCTGATCTGGGGCCGGCAGTGTTATCGTTGGAGTGACATCGATTTTGCAGCAAATAAAGTAGACGGACACGGTGTCGATTGGCCAATCCGCTACAACGACATTGCGCCATGGTATGACTATGTTGAAGACTACGTGGGCATCTGCGGCGAAGCCCTTGGGTTGCCGCAGCTCCCAGACGGCAAATTTTTGAAGCCGATGGAGTTGAACGTAGTCGAAAAACATACCCGCGCTGCGATCGAGCAGAATTTCCCCGGTCGTACGATGACCATTGGCCGTGCGGCAATCCTCACAGAGGCACGCAACGGGCGAGCTGCCTGCCATTATTGCGGTCCTTGCCATAGAGGATGCTCAACGTCATCCTACTTTAGCAGCAACACCGTTACTTTGCCGGCTGCCTTTGCAACAGGCAACCTTACGTTAAGGCCACACAGCATTGCACATTCCGTCATTTACGACGAAAACCAGGATAAAGCTCTTGGCGTGCGGGTTATCGATGCTGAGACCAAAGAGGTGATTGAGTTTAGAGGCAAAATCATTTTCATGTGTGCCTCAACCATTGGCAGTACGCAGGTGATGCTCAATTCCAAGTCCAATCGCTTCCCGGATGGTATCGCAAATTCGAGCGGGGCATTGGGCAAATACCTGATGGACCATCACTTCCTTGTAGGCGCTACAGGTGATATGCTGGGCTTTGAAGACAAATACTACTACGGCAATCGGCCCAACGGTGCGTATGTGCCGCGATTCCGTAACATCAGTCCGGAAACTAAGCATCCCGATTTTGTTCGTGGCTATGGTTTCCAGGGCAGCGCCCGGCGCTCAAGCTGGCAGCGCGGTAACGGCATGCGTGGCTTTGGCAAGTCCTTTAAAGAATCACTGCGCAATCCCGGCCCGTGGTCGTGGTGGCTTGGTGCCTGGGGTGAGGCGTTGCCGCGCGAAGATAATTACATGGTGCTCGATAGCAATGAAGTGGATCAGTGGGGAATGCCGTTGGTGCGGATTAATTGTACATGGGGTGACAACGAGTTTGCCATGCGCAAAGACATGGGGGAAACGGCTGCTGAAATGCTGGAAGCTGCCGGCGCCACCAATGTGCAGATTTTCGACGCGTACGAAGATACCAAAGACGAACAGGGCATCGGCGCAGCGCCTGGGCTTTGTATCCATGAAATGGGCACTGCCCGCATGGGCCGTGATCCCCAAACCTCTGTCCTCAATGCCCACAACCAGGCGCACGACGTGTCAAACCTGTTTGTAACGGATGGCTCTGCCATGGCTTCTTCTGCTTGCCAGAACCCTTCGATAACCTACATGGCACTTACAGCGCGGGCAGTTGACTATGCCGTAGAGGAGATGAAAAAGAATAACTTGTAG
- a CDS encoding Gfo/Idh/MocA family oxidoreductase yields MDKKSSKQIFPLTRRQFVQSSAAATAGLVASSNFAFAGGADTIRVGVIGCGGRGTGAAVQALRASDNVKLVAMGEAFKDRLDQSLTNIKKEMQDDPRIDVPEERQFVGFDAYKDVIAASDVVILTTPPGFRPMHFEAAIEADKHVFMEKPVATDAPGVRSVLATAEKAKAKKLNVVVGLQRHYQKVYTEWMKRIHAGAIGDVVTSHVYWNSAGVWVRPRKPGMTEMEYQMRNWYYFNWLCGDHITEQHIHNIDVSNWAKQAHPVRAHGMGGRQVRNGKDHGEIFDHHFVEFEYADGSRMFSQCRHIEGCENRVTESLQGTNGYAPKPGVLKTASGYTIWEHDDSNDKNPYQVEHDKLFAAISAGEYKFADAKGGAEATMSSILGRMATYSGQVITWDEAIKSDLSLMPKEFAWDANPPVMPDEYGYYPVAVPGKTKVL; encoded by the coding sequence ATGGACAAAAAATCATCTAAGCAGATTTTCCCCCTCACGCGCCGGCAGTTTGTACAGTCGTCTGCAGCAGCAACAGCTGGATTGGTGGCATCGAGTAACTTCGCCTTTGCCGGCGGCGCAGATACCATCCGTGTTGGTGTTATTGGTTGCGGCGGACGGGGTACCGGCGCAGCTGTACAGGCACTCCGCGCCAGCGATAACGTGAAGCTTGTTGCCATGGGAGAAGCGTTCAAAGATCGTCTCGACCAGAGCCTGACAAATATCAAAAAAGAGATGCAGGATGATCCCCGCATTGACGTGCCTGAAGAGCGCCAATTTGTTGGTTTTGATGCGTATAAAGACGTCATCGCTGCATCTGATGTGGTGATTTTAACAACACCTCCGGGTTTCCGGCCGATGCACTTTGAGGCAGCGATTGAGGCTGACAAGCACGTCTTTATGGAGAAGCCTGTTGCAACGGACGCACCCGGGGTACGCAGCGTCTTGGCAACAGCTGAGAAGGCCAAAGCGAAGAAACTCAACGTTGTAGTAGGGCTACAGCGTCATTATCAGAAAGTATACACGGAATGGATGAAGCGCATCCACGCCGGCGCAATTGGTGATGTTGTGACGTCCCACGTGTACTGGAATAGTGCAGGCGTTTGGGTACGACCTAGAAAGCCGGGTATGACCGAGATGGAATACCAGATGCGCAACTGGTATTACTTCAACTGGCTGTGTGGCGACCACATTACAGAGCAACACATCCACAACATTGATGTGTCAAACTGGGCCAAGCAGGCGCATCCGGTGCGTGCTCATGGCATGGGCGGCCGGCAGGTGCGCAATGGCAAAGACCATGGTGAGATTTTCGACCACCATTTTGTAGAGTTTGAGTATGCAGATGGCTCGCGGATGTTCAGTCAGTGCCGGCATATAGAAGGATGCGAGAACCGGGTTACCGAATCCTTGCAAGGCACAAATGGCTATGCGCCAAAACCAGGCGTCTTGAAAACCGCCAGCGGTTATACCATCTGGGAGCACGACGATTCAAACGACAAAAACCCATACCAGGTTGAGCACGACAAACTGTTCGCGGCGATTAGTGCCGGCGAGTACAAGTTTGCTGATGCAAAGGGTGGTGCTGAAGCGACCATGAGCTCAATTCTGGGCCGTATGGCAACGTATTCGGGTCAGGTTATCACCTGGGATGAAGCGATAAAATCTGATTTGAGCTTGATGCCTAAAGAGTTTGCATGGGATGCCAATCCACCAGTCATGCCGGACGAATACGGGTACTATCCTGTTGCCGTACCAGGCAAAACCAAGGTACTTTAA
- a CDS encoding sugar porter family MFS transporter: MSNRHYIIKTALIVALGGFLMGFDASVISGVVGFIETQFDLSKIELGWAVSSLTLTATLAMMLAGPLSDRYGRKKILFVAAILYAISAIASAFAPNFWSLVVARMIGGFGVGASLIIAPMYIAEISPPKMRGQMVSFNQLNIVIGISVAFFTNYMILQLGQSDASWAQSLQFGEHNWRWMLGLETLPAILYFVCLFFVPNSPRWLIMQGREDEALPIMARANGEEEAQREMAEIKLSIKADQQKERVPLTELFAPAMRLVLLIGVVVAILQQITGINSVFFYAPMIFEQSGIGTDASFVQAILVGIINLVFTLLAMALIDRLGRKPLLVFGLSGIVLSMALLAFGFHSATYTLDNNSIAALPDGVPTEQLTPLAGQTFQGDLAYKTALDDALGEDLAGEHESALITAAISMNPMLILLGILGFVACFAISLGPVMWVLFSELFPNKIRGLAISFVGLINSAISFIVQFVFPWELENLGSAMTFLIYGVFAALGLVFVIMVLPETKGKSLEELEEILVNNKVEA, translated from the coding sequence ATGTCTAATCGGCATTATATCATCAAAACGGCGCTCATCGTTGCCCTCGGGGGATTCCTGATGGGCTTTGATGCTTCGGTAATTTCCGGCGTTGTCGGATTTATCGAAACACAATTTGACCTGAGCAAAATTGAGCTCGGTTGGGCTGTAAGTTCACTTACCCTCACCGCTACGCTCGCCATGATGCTTGCCGGTCCGCTGAGCGACCGTTATGGCCGCAAGAAAATCCTGTTTGTTGCTGCCATCTTGTATGCGATATCAGCGATAGCCTCCGCTTTTGCACCCAATTTCTGGTCGCTGGTTGTGGCCCGCATGATAGGCGGATTTGGTGTTGGTGCTTCCCTCATTATTGCACCCATGTACATCGCGGAGATTTCGCCGCCCAAAATGCGTGGGCAAATGGTTTCTTTTAACCAGCTGAATATTGTAATCGGTATTTCAGTTGCGTTTTTCACCAATTACATGATCCTTCAGTTGGGGCAGTCTGATGCTTCCTGGGCGCAGTCCTTGCAGTTTGGTGAGCACAACTGGCGCTGGATGCTTGGTCTCGAAACGCTGCCGGCAATCCTGTATTTCGTATGCCTCTTCTTTGTGCCAAATAGTCCAAGGTGGTTGATTATGCAAGGCCGTGAAGACGAAGCACTGCCTATCATGGCCAGGGCCAACGGCGAAGAAGAAGCGCAGCGTGAAATGGCTGAGATCAAACTTAGCATCAAAGCAGACCAGCAAAAAGAGCGCGTACCGCTTACGGAGCTGTTTGCCCCCGCCATGCGTCTCGTGTTACTCATTGGTGTTGTTGTAGCCATTCTACAGCAAATTACGGGGATCAACTCCGTTTTCTTTTACGCACCTATGATCTTTGAGCAATCGGGTATCGGAACGGATGCCTCGTTTGTCCAAGCGATTCTCGTTGGCATCATCAACCTGGTGTTCACGTTGCTTGCCATGGCGTTGATCGACCGACTAGGCAGAAAGCCGCTCCTCGTTTTTGGCCTTTCGGGTATCGTGTTATCTATGGCACTATTGGCATTTGGATTCCACAGTGCCACCTACACGCTGGACAACAATTCGATTGCTGCGCTCCCTGATGGCGTCCCGACGGAGCAGTTAACACCACTGGCGGGACAGACATTCCAGGGTGACCTGGCGTACAAAACTGCGCTCGACGATGCGCTTGGCGAAGACCTTGCCGGCGAACACGAATCAGCATTGATCACAGCTGCAATAAGCATGAATCCAATGCTCATCCTCCTTGGCATCCTCGGATTTGTGGCTTGTTTTGCCATTTCGCTTGGTCCAGTGATGTGGGTATTGTTTTCCGAGCTATTCCCAAACAAAATACGCGGCCTTGCCATCTCCTTTGTTGGCCTGATCAACTCGGCAATCAGTTTTATCGTGCAGTTTGTCTTCCCCTGGGAGCTGGAGAATCTGGGTAGCGCCATGACCTTCCTGATTTATGGTGTCTTTGCAGCGCTTGGCCTGGTCTTCGTAATCATGGTGTTGCCAGAAACAAAAGGCAAATCGCTCGAAGAACTGGAAGAGATTCTTGTCAACAACAAAGTTGAAGCTTAA
- a CDS encoding FAD:protein FMN transferase, with translation MVVLVNSGCQQHADNKQENSTVESAFYQYTQLHLGVQVRIALYAEKEENAEVAAKASFARIAALEDIFSNYRPKSELSALSTEAYRKYIKVSDELFFLLETSQAFAAATDGAFDITLGPMAALWKQARKDTLLPDLEALAAAREKSGWKLLELDVETKSARLRQAGMQLDAGGIAKGYILDEAMQTLNQHGITSALIEAGGDLVVSAAPPGRAGWTIEVPGAPANSPIQQRATTLTHAAIATSGDTAQFVEINGIRYAHIINPKTGLGNTSGTVATVIAPNGITADKFATALTVITAEAATALLRQNPTIFALIQ, from the coding sequence ATGGTAGTGCTGGTAAATAGTGGATGCCAGCAGCATGCTGACAACAAGCAAGAAAATAGCACCGTAGAATCAGCATTTTACCAGTATACTCAACTCCATTTAGGGGTACAAGTCAGAATTGCACTCTATGCTGAAAAAGAAGAAAACGCTGAAGTAGCCGCAAAAGCCTCGTTTGCACGCATAGCTGCACTGGAAGATATATTCAGTAACTATCGCCCGAAGAGTGAGCTAAGTGCTTTATCCACAGAGGCTTACCGCAAGTATATTAAGGTGTCAGATGAGCTTTTCTTCCTTCTAGAAACCAGCCAGGCTTTTGCTGCAGCAACAGATGGTGCGTTTGATATCACCCTTGGCCCCATGGCTGCACTCTGGAAACAAGCCCGCAAGGATACCCTTTTGCCCGACCTCGAGGCACTTGCTGCAGCCCGCGAGAAATCTGGCTGGAAGTTGCTTGAATTGGATGTGGAAACCAAATCTGCACGATTGCGGCAAGCCGGCATGCAACTGGATGCCGGCGGAATTGCCAAAGGCTACATCCTGGACGAGGCCATGCAAACGCTGAATCAGCATGGCATCACCAGTGCTTTAATAGAAGCCGGCGGCGACCTCGTTGTCAGTGCCGCACCGCCGGGTAGGGCCGGCTGGACAATCGAAGTGCCCGGTGCCCCTGCAAATAGCCCAATACAGCAGCGCGCTACCACCCTCACCCATGCAGCCATCGCAACTTCAGGAGATACCGCACAATTTGTTGAAATTAACGGCATCCGCTATGCCCATATTATCAACCCCAAAACCGGACTGGGCAACACCTCCGGCACGGTGGCAACCGTGATTGCCCCAAACGGCATCACTGCTGATAAGTTTGCTACTGCGCTGACCGTAATAACGGCTGAAGCAGCCACTGCGCTTTTACGGCAAAATCCTACCATTTTCGCCCTTATTCAATAG